In Solea senegalensis isolate Sse05_10M linkage group LG18, IFAPA_SoseM_1, whole genome shotgun sequence, a single window of DNA contains:
- the pmp22b gene encoding peripheral myelin protein 22b, translating into MLLLLLGIVLLHVAALVLLFVSTIVSVWTTGETSSADLWINCTSVNGFHCDPASTGEWIQAVQALMILSIIFSCLSLFLFFCQLFTLQKGGRFFLTGTFQILASLFVMSGAIIYTVMSPEWVPETNSFGYSYILAWVAFPLALISGLIYVILRKRE; encoded by the exons ATGCTGCTCCTACTACTGGGAATCGTCCTACTGCACGTCGCTGCCCTGGTTCTCCTGTTTGTGTCCACAATTGTCAGC GTATGGACGACAGGTGAAACTAGCTCCGCAGACCTCTGGATAAACTGCACCTCTGTCAATGGATTCCACTGTGACCCAGCATCAACTGGAG AGTGGATTCAGGCGGTCCAGGCTCTAATGATCCTGTCTATCATCTTCAGCTGcctgtctctcttcctcttcttctgccagCTCTTCACTTTGCAGAAGGGCGGACGCTTCTTCCTCACTGGAACCTTCCAGATCCTTGCCA GTTTGTTTGTGATGAGCGGCGCCATCATCTACACGGTGATGAGTCCGGAGTGGGTGCCGGAGACTAACTCCTTTGGCTATTCCTACATCCTGGCATGGGTGGCCTTCCCGTTGGCGC